In a genomic window of Bombina bombina isolate aBomBom1 chromosome 8, aBomBom1.pri, whole genome shotgun sequence:
- the KCNJ1 gene encoding ATP-sensitive inward rectifier potassium channel 1, which yields MFAYLQKKINILLHRSKRQRGRLVSKDGRCNIEFGNVEDNSKIAFFSDIWTTILDLRWRYKMTIFITAFLGSWFLFGLLWYAVAYLHKDLPEFNPSVNHTPCVENINGLTSSFLFSLETQVTIGYGFRCVTEQCGTAIFLLIIQSILGVIINSFMCGAILAKISRPKNRAKTITFSKNAVISKRGGKLCLIIRVANLRKSLLIGSHIYGKLLKTTVTPEGETIILDQVNIEFKVDAGNENLFFVSPLTIYHVIDKTSPFYEMAAETVLQHEFELVVFLDGTIEATSATCQVRTSYLPEEVLWGYRFAPIVSKTKEGKYRVEFSNFSKTTEVETPHCALCLHNMRESQKKMKQGIDNPAFVLPETNETKM from the coding sequence ATGTTTGCCtatctacagaaaaaaataaacatacttcTGCACCGAAGCAAACGTCAAAGGGGGCGACTTGTATCCAAGGATGGAAGATGTAATATTGAATTTGGAAACGTTGAGGATAACTCTAAGATTGCATTTTTTTCAGACATTTGGACAACTATTTTGGATCTCAGATGGAGATACAAAATGACTATTTTTATCACCGCATTTCTTGGAAGCTGGTTTTTATTTGGCCTGTTGTGGTATGCAGTAGCATACTTGCACAAAGATCTTCCAGAGTTTAATCCATCTGTAAATCACACTCCATGTGTGGAAAATATCAACGGGCTGACGTCTTCCTTCCTTTTCTCCTTGGAAACTCAAGTAACCATTGGTTATGGGTTTCGGTGTGTGACTGAGCAGTGTGGAACTGCAATTTTTCTATTAATCATTCAGTCCATCTTGGGAGTTATAATCAACTCTTTTATGTGTGGGGCCATCCTAGCCAAGATATCCAGACCAAAGAACAGGGCAAAAACTATCACTTTCAGCAAAAATGCTGTCATCAGCAAGAGAGGTGGAAAGCTCTGTCTGATTATCAGAGTAGCAAACCTCCGCAAGAGTCTACTCATAGGCAGTCACATCTATGGAAAACTATTAAAGACAACAGTGACACCTGAAGGAGAGACTATTATTTTGGACCAGGTCAACATTGAATTCAAAGTAGATGCGGGGAACGAGAACTTATTTTTTGTTTCTCCATTGACAATTTACCACGTTATAGATAAAACTAGTCCTTTTTATGAAATGGCTGCAGAGACTGTATTGCAACATGAATTTGAGTTAGTTGTATTTCTGGACGGCACTATAGAAGCCACAAGTGCTACGTGTCAAGTTCGAACATCCTACTTGCCAGAGGAAGTTCTCTGGGGATATCGTTTTGCACCTATAGTATCTAAGACAAAGGAAGGGAAATACAGAGTGGAGTTCTCTAACTTCAGCAAAACAACAGAGGTGGAAACTCCACACTGTGCACTTTGCCTCCACAACATGAGGGAATCCCAAAAAAAGATGAAGCAAGGGATTGACAATCCAGCCTTTGTGCTTCCAGAGACTAATGAGACTAAAATGTAG